The Lynx canadensis isolate LIC74 chromosome D1, mLynCan4.pri.v2, whole genome shotgun sequence genome has a segment encoding these proteins:
- the LOC115525544 gene encoding olfactory receptor 4B1-like, whose translation MASTNNVTELIIVGLFQDPEVQRACFVMFLPVYLATVVGNGLIVLTVNVSKSLRSPMYFFLSYLSLVEITYSSTVVPKFITDLLAKIKTISLEGCVAQIFFFHFFGVTEIFLLTVMAYDRFVAICKPLRYTTIMSQFVCRLLVAVSWLGGIIHSMVQILVTVQLPFCGPNVIDHYFCDLHPLFKLACTDTSVEGVIVLANSGLISVFSFLILVSSYIVILYNLRNHSAEGRRKALSTCASHITVVLLFFGPAIFLYMRPSSTFTEDKLVAVFYTVVTPMLNPIIYTLRNAEVKNAMRKLWEKTVNSEVG comes from the coding sequence ATGGCGAGTACAAATAACGTGACCGAGTTAATTATCGTCGGTCTTTTCCAGGATCCAGAAGTGCAGAGAGCATGCTTTGTGATGTTTCTTCCTGTGTACCTGGCGACAGTGGTGGGCAATGGTCTCATTGTTCTGACAGTCAATGTCAGTAAGAGTCTGCGttcccccatgtacttcttccttagCTACTTGTCCCTGGTGGAGATCACTTACTCCTCCACTGTTGTCCCTAAATTCATCACAGACTTACTTGCCAAGATTAAAACCATCTCCCTGGAGGGCTGTGTGGCTCAGATATTCTTCTTCCACTTCTTTGGAGTTACTGAGATCTTCCTGCTGACGGTAATGGCCTATGACCGCTTTGTGGCCATTTGCAAACCTCTTCGCTACACCACCATCATGAGCCAGTTTGTGTGTCGCCTTCTGGTGGCTGTTTCCTGGCTCGGGGGCATAATTCACTCCATGGTCCAGATCCTTGTTACTGTCCAACTGCCGTTCTGTGGTCCCAATGTGATTGACCACTACTTCTGTGACCTCCATCCCTTATTCAAGCTTGCCTGCACTGACACTTCTGTGGAGGGGGTTATTGTGTTGGCCAACAGTGGATTAATCTCCGTCTTCTCCTTCCTCATCTTGGTGTCCTCCTATATTGTCATCCTGTACAACCTGAGGAACCATTCTGCAGAGGGGAGGCGCAAAGCCCTCTCCACCTGTGCCTCTCACATCACAGTGGTCCTCTTGTTCTTTGGACCTGCCATCTTCCTCTACATGCGACCCTCCTCCACCTTCACTGAGGACAAACTGGTGGCCGTGTTCTACACAGTTGTCACCCCCATGCTGAACCCCATCATCTACACACTCAGAAATGCAGAGGTGAAAAATGCCATGAGGAAGCTGTGGGAGAAGACAGTGAACTCAGAAgtgggataa